The following proteins are encoded in a genomic region of Microtus ochrogaster isolate Prairie Vole_2 chromosome 5, MicOch1.0, whole genome shotgun sequence:
- the Eif1b gene encoding eukaryotic translation initiation factor 1b — MSTIQNLQSFDPFADATKGDDLLPAGTEDYIHIRIQQRNGRKTLTTVQGIADDYDKKKLVKAFKKKFACNGTVIEHPEYGEVIQLQGDQRKNICQFLLEVGIVKEEQLKVHGF; from the exons ATGTCCACTATCCAGAACCTCCAATCTTTCG ACCCCTTTGCTGATGCAACTAAGGGTGACGACTTACTCCCGGCAGGGACTGAGGACTACATTCATATAAGAATCCAGCAGCGGAACGGCAGGAAGACGCTGACCACTGTGCAGGGCATTGCGGACGATTATGACAAAAAGAAACTTGTGAAAGCCTTCAAAAAG AAATTTGCCTGTAATGGTACTGTGATTGAACATCCCGAGTACGGAGAGGTTATTCAGCTGCAAGGTGACCAAAGGAAGAACATTTGCCAGTTTCTTTTGGAG GTTGGCATCGTCAAGGAGGAACAGCTGAAGGTTCACGGATTCTAA